The sequence below is a genomic window from Cryobacterium arcticum.
ACCATCGAACCCGACGAAGAGGTCATGGGCGACGCCGCGGCCTTCGCCGGGGTCTCCAAGTACCCGGCCAGGGTCAAGTGCGCCATGCTGCCGTGGGTGGCATTCGAGGCCGCCCTGCTCCAGCTGCGCTAGCACCCATCCTCCGGGTCGACCGCCCCTCAGCCGCCCGTGCCCTGGACCGGGCGGTCAGGCGATCGAGGTGGCCAGGCGGTCGCGCAGGGCGCTGGTGGGAGCCAGCCGCGGCAGGTACTCCGCACCGTCGAGCGCGTTGGCGCCGGGCGGACGGATGTCCACCTGCGGCCAGATGCTCCGCAGGCCCCGTTCGAACCGGACCGCGATCTCCGGGGTGCGCAGCACCCCGCCGATCCCGCACACCACGGGCGCGGGGCGGTCGGCCTGGCCGACCCGACGCAGCCCGGTGGCGGCGGAGAGCACCAGCTCGGCAGCGGCGTCGTCGCAGATGCGCGCGGCAACGGCATCCGTCGAAGCCAGCTCGGTGACCCGGCGGGAGTAGGCGGCGATGCGGCTGACCCGCAGCGGATCGGCCTGCAGGTCGAGGTAAGCCATCTCGATGTTGGGAAAGTCGTGCCGCATCACGGCGCTCAACGCCGTGGCCGGCCCGCGCCCGTCGTACGCGCGCATCACGGCATCCAGAGCCGCCCGGCCGATCCAGTAGCCGCTGCCGGCGTCGCCGATCAGGTTGCCCCAGCCGTCGATCCTGGCCACCTCCGTCGAACCCACGGCCAGGGTGACGACGCCGGTGCCCGCGGCGACCACCACTCCGAGCTCGTCGCCGAGGGCGCCGAGGTAGCTGGTGACGGAGTCATGCGCGAGGAACACCTCGTGAACCCCGTGGCTCGCGCCCGCTGCGCGCAGCTCGGCCGGGTCGGTCTCGGCCTTCGAGAAGCCCGAGATGCCCGCGCTGACGGTGAAGATCGGTTCGTCCGTCGTCGAGGCGACCTGGGCGACGACGTCGCCGAGCTGCGGGATCAGGGCGCTGTCGGTGCGGATGCCGCCGAACTGGAACTGGACGGCCTCACCGGTTGCGCTGTGCAGCCGGGCCCGGATACCGGTCTGTCCGGCGTCGATGGTGAGGGAGCTGACGGGGGCGCTCATGGGTGGTCCGTTCTTACAGCTGGTGCGGGTGGTGTGAGGGCCCGGTACTTCCGGGCCAGGAACGCCGCGGCCGGTTTGCCGTAGATACAGTAGTCGTCATTCTGCGCCGCGGTGTCTGCCGGGTACAGGGTGGCGGGCCAGTCCCAGAGCATGAAGCCGCGCATCCATTCTCGCCGATCGGTGGCGGCGAACATGTCCTCGTAGTAGCGCAGCTGCTCGGCGCCCGACGGTTCACCGGGCAGGGACCAGTCGTTCGGCTTGGCGGGGGAGCCGGTGCGGCTCGGGCACCCCGCCTCCATGAAGAAAAACGGCTTGCCGCTGGCGGTGACCACCCGCTCGATCCGGTCCAGCTCCGTCTCCCAGGTTCCGATCGGGTAGTAGCCGCTGGACGTGATGACGTCCACGGCGTCCCACCAGGTGACGTGGTCCTCCTGGAACTTGTCGCAGTTGTAGGTCACCAGGCCGCTGTACACCTCGCGCACCAGTGCGATCAGGGCGCGCCAGCGGGCGTCCTGGCCGTCGGCGCGCACCATCTCGCAGCCGATGCAGAGCATCTCGGCGCCCTCTTCCTCGGCCAGGCGGGCGGCGTGCAGGATGAACGCCGTGTACGACCGGAACCATTCTGTCCAGCCCGGCTCACCGGGAACCTCCCAGTCGAAGAAGCCGATGTAGGCGCGCCAGGTGCCGTCGGCACAGTTCACCACGGGCTTCAGGCAGACCCGCAGCCCGTGGGACTTCGCCTCTCGGATGGCCCAGCGCACCTCGTCGTCGGTGACTGTGGGCGCCTCGCCGAACGGGATCTCCTCCGACTGGGCGGTGTCCTGGAGAGCCGCGTAGGCCACCGCTGTCCAGTTGACGCCGAGGTCGGCCATGCGCCGCATCGAGTCGGCGGCCGCATCGGTCGCCCATTCCCCGCGCACGCCGGTCCAGCCCCAGGTCATGCCGCAGACCGGCTGGGCCAACGCGGCGCCGGCCAAGACGGATGCGGAGGCGCCGGCGGACCTGACCGTCACGGCCGCACCAGCTGGTTGGTGCTGCGCAGCACGGTCGGGGCGGCGAAGGCCGCGGGGTCCACGTCGAGTACCGAGTCGATCGTGAAGAGCACGCTCTCGCCGGGTAGGAGGGTGACGAGCATGTCGTCCACGAGCGCATCGGGGTCGACGGTGTCCACCAGCAGGGCCAGGTCACGGGTGAGGGAGGCCGCGGTGACCCGCACGGTGTACCCGGTCGTGGTGCGCTCGGCCAGCACGTCCGGAGCGGAGTCCGAAAGCGCGCTGTCGCGGGCCTCGGCGAAGAACCAGTGCCCCCGGACGCCGCCGAGTTCGGCGCGGAGGAGCTCCGCTGCCGCATCCGTTGTCGCGGACACGGATGCGGGCAGCGGCACGGTCGCGTTCGACCGCGCCGGCAGAGTGACCTGCTCGGCGTGCTCGGCCAGGACAACGCCCGCGTCTGTGTACCGCCGCACCCGGAGCTCGCCGCTCCAGGGCTCGGCGGAGTCGTTGACCGCGATGACGGCCAGGCCGTCGCCCCGGGGCTGCACCGTGATCAGCCGGTCGGCGTAGGCGTGCTTGATCGCGTAGAGCAGCGGCTTCGGCCGGCCGTAGCCGTCGACTGCGGCCCAGGAGGTGGCGGGCCAGCAGTCGTTGAGCTGCCAGACGATGCTGCCCATGCAGTGCGGGGCCAGGGAACGGAAGTGCTCGATGGCCGTGCTGATCGCGGTGGCCTGGTTCAGCGACATCGCCCAGTGCCAGGCGCCGATCTCGTTCGGCAGCGGCAGGTGCGGCAGCAGGCCGTCGGTGAGCTTGACGTTGCCCTCCATGGCCTTCTGGTGCACGAGCATGCCGGGCGACTCCGGGGTGAGCGGATCGTCGTGGATCGACTCGGTGAGCGTCGACCACGTGGGCGGTCCCTGCCAGCCGAACTCGGCGACGAAGCGGGGCGCGTAATCGCGGTAGTCGGGGTAGTCGCGCTGGTTCCAGAGGTCCCAGATGTGCATGGTGCCGTGCTCGGGGTCGTTAGGGTGCAGGTCGTTCCGGACGCTCCCGGCGACGGGCGAGAACGGGCTGCCGGGCGTGTAGCCGATGTGCGGCGCGAGCTCGGCGACGATCGCGGGGAACACGTCGTAGTAGAAGCCTGCGCCCCAGGTCTTGCCGTCCAGGCGCAGCTTCCAGTTCCACTCCTCGAACCCCCAGAGGTTCTCGTTGTTGCCGTTGAGCACGACGAGCGACGGATGCGCGGCCAGCCGGGCGACGTTCTCCCGGGCCTCGGCCTCGATCTCGTCGCCGAGCGGCGCCTCCTCGGCGTAGGCGGCGCAGGCCAGCAGGAAGTCCTGCCAGGTGAGCAGGCCCTTCTCGTCGCAGAGGTCGTAGAAGTCGTCGCTCTCGAAGATGCCGCCGCCCCAGACCCGGATCAGGTTGATATTGGCGAACTGGGCCTGCTCGAGGCGCCGCTGATAGCGCGCCCGGTCGATCCGGTGCGGGAAGGCGTCGTCGGGGATCCAGTTGGCGCCCCGCACGAAGACGCTCTGGCCGTTGATCACCAGGGTGAACGGGGTGCCCGCGTCGTCGGGGATGGTGTCGAATTCCACGGTGCGAAAGCCCACGCGGGTGTGGGACCGGTCGAGTTCGTGGGCCGTGTCGGCGTCGTGCAGGGTGACGACGACGTCGTAGAGCGGGTGCTCGCCGTACCCGGTCGGCCACCACAGGTCGACCTCGGGGACCTCGAGGGTCACCGTGGCGCTGGTGGCGCCCGCTGCGAGTTCGAGCGTGCGG
It includes:
- a CDS encoding glycoside hydrolase family 2 protein; protein product: MSGNTMPISSLPTRTPVVRLLDTDWSLTALAGPAPAHLRRLTVPATVPGSVHTDLLAAELIPDPYLDGNEQLLSWIGLTDWRYSTTFVWNPAGADRSELVFAGLDTIAEIELNGVLLGTTRNMHRSYTFDVGSRLKAGLNELVVVFRSPIKAADAASLELGYRPHVNHHPYNAIRKMACSFGWDWGIDTSTSGLWKPVTLVSWSTARLHAVRPIATVQTTTVQSTAGDTSSHSAGTVDVHVVISRATDAPVTVTASVAGVSRTLELAAGATSATVTLEVPEVDLWWPTGYGEHPLYDVVVTLHDADTAHELDRSHTRVGFRTVEFDTIPDDAGTPFTLVINGQSVFVRGANWIPDDAFPHRIDRARYQRRLEQAQFANINLIRVWGGGIFESDDFYDLCDEKGLLTWQDFLLACAAYAEEAPLGDEIEAEARENVARLAAHPSLVVLNGNNENLWGFEEWNWKLRLDGKTWGAGFYYDVFPAIVAELAPHIGYTPGSPFSPVAGSVRNDLHPNDPEHGTMHIWDLWNQRDYPDYRDYAPRFVAEFGWQGPPTWSTLTESIHDDPLTPESPGMLVHQKAMEGNVKLTDGLLPHLPLPNEIGAWHWAMSLNQATAISTAIEHFRSLAPHCMGSIVWQLNDCWPATSWAAVDGYGRPKPLLYAIKHAYADRLITVQPRGDGLAVIAVNDSAEPWSGELRVRRYTDAGVVLAEHAEQVTLPARSNATVPLPASVSATTDAAAELLRAELGGVRGHWFFAEARDSALSDSAPDVLAERTTTGYTVRVTAASLTRDLALLVDTVDPDALVDDMLVTLLPGESVLFTIDSVLDVDPAAFAAPTVLRSTNQLVRP
- a CDS encoding glycoside hydrolase family 113, with translation MTVRSAGASASVLAGAALAQPVCGMTWGWTGVRGEWATDAAADSMRRMADLGVNWTAVAYAALQDTAQSEEIPFGEAPTVTDDEVRWAIREAKSHGLRVCLKPVVNCADGTWRAYIGFFDWEVPGEPGWTEWFRSYTAFILHAARLAEEEGAEMLCIGCEMVRADGQDARWRALIALVREVYSGLVTYNCDKFQEDHVTWWDAVDVITSSGYYPIGTWETELDRIERVVTASGKPFFFMEAGCPSRTGSPAKPNDWSLPGEPSGAEQLRYYEDMFAATDRREWMRGFMLWDWPATLYPADTAAQNDDYCIYGKPAAAFLARKYRALTPPAPAVRTDHP
- a CDS encoding N-acetylglucosamine kinase, whose translation is MSAPVSSLTIDAGQTGIRARLHSATGEAVQFQFGGIRTDSALIPQLGDVVAQVASTTDEPIFTVSAGISGFSKAETDPAELRAAGASHGVHEVFLAHDSVTSYLGALGDELGVVVAAGTGVVTLAVGSTEVARIDGWGNLIGDAGSGYWIGRAALDAVMRAYDGRGPATALSAVMRHDFPNIEMAYLDLQADPLRVSRIAAYSRRVTELASTDAVAARICDDAAAELVLSAATGLRRVGQADRPAPVVCGIGGVLRTPEIAVRFERGLRSIWPQVDIRPPGANALDGAEYLPRLAPTSALRDRLATSIA